From one Flavobacterium sp. N502536 genomic stretch:
- a CDS encoding DoxX family protein, whose protein sequence is MKKAKIIFWITTTIIFLFEGVMPALTSQTELAKEGIKHLGYPEYFGNALVVFKILGVLVLVIPSIPKNVKEWAYAGFGFDFIFASISHAAVDGINFQAFFPLIFLVILAISYVYYHKIERYKNIAL, encoded by the coding sequence ATGAAAAAAGCGAAAATTATTTTTTGGATTACTACTACCATTATCTTTTTATTCGAAGGCGTTATGCCGGCTTTAACTTCACAAACCGAATTGGCTAAAGAAGGAATCAAACATTTAGGCTATCCTGAGTATTTCGGAAATGCCTTAGTCGTTTTTAAAATCCTTGGAGTTCTGGTGCTCGTGATACCGTCAATTCCAAAAAACGTAAAAGAATGGGCTTATGCCGGTTTTGGTTTCGACTTCATATTTGCCTCCATAAGCCATGCTGCGGTCGACGGAATCAATTTTCAGGCCTTTTTCCCTTTGATCTTTTTAGTAATTCTGGCGATCTCTTACGTCTATTATCATAAAATAGAACGTTACAAAAACATCGCTTTGTAA
- a CDS encoding DNA-deoxyinosine glycosylase produces MKSFSFSPLSDKEATILILGTMPGTKSLELNQYYGHNQNNFWKFMFAILKEDFSNDYEIRKTLLQKNNIAVWDVLQHCERVGSLDSAIKNETANDFETFLQQHPKITTILFNGQKAAAFFKKYVQLKKTYQLITLPSTSPANAGKTYQSKLEEWRFSLGAQHRNPDTLHTD; encoded by the coding sequence ATGAAAAGTTTTTCATTCTCTCCTTTATCCGACAAAGAGGCTACTATTTTGATTTTAGGGACAATGCCCGGAACAAAATCACTGGAATTAAACCAATATTACGGACATAATCAGAATAATTTCTGGAAATTTATGTTTGCCATTTTGAAAGAGGATTTCTCGAACGATTATGAAATTCGAAAAACGCTGCTGCAAAAAAATAATATTGCTGTATGGGATGTTTTACAGCATTGCGAAAGAGTGGGAAGTTTGGATAGCGCTATAAAAAATGAAACCGCAAATGATTTTGAAACGTTTTTGCAACAGCATCCCAAGATCACCACTATTCTTTTTAACGGACAAAAAGCGGCAGCATTCTTCAAAAAATATGTTCAACTGAAAAAAACGTATCAACTCATCACCTTACCCTCCACAAGTCCTGCAAACGCTGGTAAAACCTATCAGTCTAAACTGGAAGAATGGAGATTTTCTCTTGGCGCACAACACCGTAATCCGGACACCCTTCACACCGATTAA
- a CDS encoding MlaE family ABC transporter permease, translating into MILTIKNTFTEIGNATLFAKQFFKEVFVPPYEAREFIKQCYAIGYKSLPLVAITGFIMGLVLTLQSRPTLVNFGAESWLPGMVALSLIREIAPVITALICAGKISSGIGAELGSMKVTEQIDAMEVSAINPYNYLVVTRILACTLMVPILVIFADAVGILGGYVGINIHGDVNFYRYLTQILQSLEYLDLIPATIKTFFFGFFIGMIGCFKGFNASNGTESVGKAANSAVVTASLSIFIIDMVAVQITDLFF; encoded by the coding sequence TTGATTCTCACTATAAAAAATACATTCACCGAAATAGGAAATGCAACGTTGTTTGCCAAGCAGTTTTTTAAGGAGGTTTTTGTGCCTCCTTATGAGGCCAGAGAGTTTATCAAACAATGTTATGCCATTGGCTATAAATCATTGCCTTTGGTGGCCATAACCGGTTTCATTATGGGGCTGGTCCTCACGCTGCAATCACGTCCGACACTTGTTAATTTTGGGGCAGAATCCTGGTTGCCCGGAATGGTAGCCCTTTCGCTCATAAGAGAAATTGCTCCTGTAATTACGGCTTTGATCTGCGCCGGAAAAATTTCCTCCGGAATTGGTGCCGAACTGGGCTCGATGAAAGTAACAGAGCAAATTGATGCGATGGAAGTCTCCGCCATTAATCCGTACAATTATCTGGTAGTGACCCGAATTTTAGCCTGCACGCTAATGGTTCCTATCTTAGTCATTTTTGCAGATGCGGTAGGGATACTAGGTGGTTATGTTGGAATTAATATTCATGGGGATGTTAATTTTTATCGTTATCTGACTCAGATTCTACAGTCATTGGAGTATTTAGACCTCATTCCCGCCACGATTAAAACTTTCTTTTTTGGATTCTTTATCGGAATGATAGGATGTTTTAAAGGGTTTAATGCCTCTAACGGAACTGAAAGTGTAGGTAAAGCAGCCAATTCAGCAGTGGTAACGGCTTCCCTCAGCATTTTTATTATCGATATGGTTGCCGTTCAAATAACCGATTTATTCTTTTAA
- a CDS encoding DUF6526 family protein, producing the protein MKIQTYYNHIRFYTPHHFVYYPVLVLFLGSSIYFAFTTENTLIWCFISVCFVFLFCLAYMLRQHYALTLQNRIVRLELRYRYFTLTGKRLEEFEYKLTDDQIFALRFAPDNEILPLLQDALKNNLSGDAIKKAIVHWRADYNRV; encoded by the coding sequence ATGAAAATTCAAACCTATTACAATCATATCCGGTTTTATACTCCACATCATTTTGTTTATTATCCGGTTTTAGTCTTATTTTTAGGAAGCAGTATTTATTTTGCTTTCACTACCGAAAACACCCTTATCTGGTGCTTTATCAGTGTTTGTTTTGTGTTTTTATTCTGCCTTGCGTATATGCTGCGCCAGCATTATGCCCTTACGCTTCAAAACCGAATTGTACGATTGGAACTTCGCTATCGCTATTTTACACTGACCGGAAAAAGGCTCGAAGAATTTGAATACAAACTAACCGACGATCAGATCTTTGCTTTAAGATTTGCTCCCGATAATGAAATTCTGCCTCTGCTTCAGGATGCCCTTAAAAACAACCTCAGCGGAGACGCTATTAAAAAAGCCATCGTACACTGGAGAGCCGATTACAACAGGGTATAA
- a CDS encoding ABC transporter ATP-binding protein: MIKEKENKATTKEKSKTPIIEIRDLHKTFGTDNTVLQGVNLTVNKGEDLVILGRSGSGKSVTIKCIVGLITPDQGEIRVFDENVLNLTKPELNKIRVRIGFLFQSGALYDSMSVRENLAFTLQKHNRDLTPEEVEHEVMEALDNVGLSDAIDKMPAELSGGMQKRIGLARTLILQPEIILYDEPTTGLDTITSREISELILDIKHKRKTTSIIITHDMACAKLTADRIMVLKDGVIHAEGTYEELEKNEDEWVRSFFE, from the coding sequence ATGATTAAAGAAAAAGAAAATAAAGCCACTACAAAAGAAAAAAGCAAAACTCCAATCATAGAGATCAGGGATTTGCACAAAACTTTTGGTACCGATAATACCGTTTTACAGGGTGTAAATCTGACCGTCAATAAAGGAGAAGATTTAGTGATTCTGGGACGTTCGGGTTCCGGAAAATCGGTCACCATAAAATGCATCGTAGGACTAATAACTCCGGATCAGGGCGAAATAAGAGTGTTTGACGAAAATGTGCTGAACCTAACCAAACCGGAGCTCAATAAAATCAGAGTCCGAATTGGTTTTTTGTTTCAAAGTGGCGCTTTGTACGATTCAATGTCGGTACGCGAAAATCTGGCTTTCACTTTACAAAAACACAATAGGGATTTAACGCCAGAAGAAGTCGAGCATGAAGTGATGGAAGCGCTGGACAACGTAGGTTTGAGTGATGCCATCGATAAAATGCCAGCCGAATTATCGGGTGGGATGCAAAAAAGAATTGGCTTGGCCAGAACCTTGATCTTACAACCGGAAATCATTTTATACGACGAGCCTACAACTGGCTTAGACACTATAACCTCCCGGGAAATAAGCGAATTAATTCTGGACATTAAGCACAAGCGCAAAACGACCTCGATCATTATTACCCACGATATGGCCTGCGCAAAATTGACTGCTGACCGGATTATGGTTTTGAAAGATGGCGTCATACATGCCGAAGGAACTTATGAAGAACTGGAAAAAAACGAAGACGAATGGGTACGCTCATTCTTTGAATAA
- a CDS encoding DUF1440 domain-containing protein: MRSKTKTILTSWLVAGTLDLTAAITVYAFILQKTTAIKLLQSIASGVFKKEAYSGGSLMALFGVGFHYLIALSFAWFYFIIYPYLPFLKKSAVVSGFLYGIFVWIIMNLIVLPITFPVLPEKHLDFPLFLSMLILMFCIGLPIALITRKYYSFQTQS, translated from the coding sequence ATGAGATCCAAAACCAAAACCATTTTAACCTCCTGGCTCGTTGCCGGGACATTAGACCTGACGGCAGCCATTACAGTTTATGCTTTTATACTCCAAAAAACCACTGCAATAAAACTGTTGCAATCCATTGCAAGCGGCGTTTTTAAAAAAGAAGCCTACAGTGGAGGCTCATTAATGGCACTCTTCGGTGTTGGATTCCATTACTTAATTGCACTAAGCTTCGCCTGGTTTTATTTTATCATTTATCCTTATTTGCCATTTCTCAAAAAAAGTGCAGTTGTTTCAGGATTCCTCTATGGAATATTCGTCTGGATCATTATGAATCTAATTGTATTGCCAATTACCTTTCCTGTGCTTCCCGAAAAACACTTAGATTTCCCGTTATTCCTGTCCATGTTGATTCTGATGTTCTGCATCGGACTTCCCATTGCACTTATAACGCGAAAATATTATAGTTTTCAGACGCAGTCCTAA
- a CDS encoding VOC family protein → MNLPAGHQTIMPYLILNGASQFIEFTKKVFNATTSSDHVLREDGTVMHAEIIITGSTIMVTDVVEDWPRQTANLFVYVPNVDETYKKALENGATSIMGVSDKEYGRTCGVTDPFGNVWWITTILS, encoded by the coding sequence ATGAATCTACCGGCTGGACATCAGACCATTATGCCTTATTTAATCTTAAATGGCGCGTCACAATTTATAGAATTTACTAAAAAAGTATTTAATGCAACAACTTCTTCCGATCATGTACTGCGCGAAGACGGAACGGTTATGCATGCCGAAATTATCATAACCGGAAGTACTATCATGGTTACAGACGTAGTGGAAGACTGGCCCAGACAAACCGCTAACCTATTTGTTTATGTCCCGAATGTCGATGAAACCTATAAAAAAGCATTAGAAAATGGTGCTACCAGCATAATGGGAGTCAGCGATAAAGAGTATGGCAGAACTTGCGGCGTTACCGATCCGTTTGGGAATGTCTGGTGGATCACTACAATTCTTTCTTAA
- a CDS encoding sterol desaturase family protein produces MEHINFLAFAMPAFFLFLFLEYKLAQRRKRPEIFNYESSVSNISIGIAERLINLFIAASFYQLYYLIYDNYRIFDIPSNAFVWITLILATDFVWYWYHRLGHEVNFFWAAHIVHHHSEEFNFTAAARITTFQAVIRTGFWCVLPLLGFHPSMVITMLIVHGAYSFFTHTQLIGRIKWLEYVFVTPSVHGIHHASDEKYLDKNYGDMFTFWDRLFGTFQEEEEKPKYGLTHPLKSYSFLWQHFHYYFEIYELWKRSTGFKAKWKAVFGSPAHMDQDIRPTLEKRFLQDKANPHQRLRFKNYLYIQLGICTLFLTVFTYYFDWLYLPDKVFVLLIILVTLVNCGALLEQRRWIYYLEYLRIFMVTTYFLYQENLLSFFFIPLAIMIFAEQLFSLSTHYQNVVLQLERSE; encoded by the coding sequence ATGGAACATATTAATTTTCTAGCCTTCGCGATGCCTGCTTTTTTTCTTTTCCTCTTTTTAGAGTACAAGCTTGCACAGCGCCGAAAGAGACCGGAAATTTTTAATTATGAAAGTTCAGTTTCAAATATCAGCATTGGTATTGCAGAGCGTTTAATCAATTTGTTTATCGCGGCCAGTTTTTACCAACTGTATTATTTGATTTATGATAACTATCGAATTTTTGACATTCCAAGCAATGCTTTTGTTTGGATTACCTTAATTCTTGCGACCGATTTTGTCTGGTATTGGTACCATCGATTGGGGCATGAAGTCAATTTTTTCTGGGCCGCACATATCGTGCATCATCATAGCGAAGAGTTTAATTTTACGGCAGCAGCCAGAATTACAACCTTTCAGGCAGTAATCAGAACGGGATTTTGGTGTGTACTGCCGCTGCTTGGTTTTCATCCGTCAATGGTCATTACCATGCTGATTGTGCACGGAGCCTATTCGTTTTTTACGCATACGCAGCTTATAGGCAGAATAAAATGGCTGGAGTATGTTTTTGTAACACCCTCTGTTCATGGCATACACCATGCTTCTGACGAGAAGTATCTGGATAAAAACTATGGTGATATGTTTACTTTTTGGGATCGTCTGTTTGGAACTTTTCAGGAAGAAGAAGAAAAACCAAAGTACGGTTTAACGCATCCGCTCAAGAGCTATAGCTTTTTGTGGCAGCATTTTCACTATTATTTTGAAATCTATGAATTGTGGAAACGCTCTACAGGATTTAAAGCAAAATGGAAGGCGGTGTTTGGCAGTCCCGCGCATATGGATCAGGACATTCGGCCAACCCTGGAGAAACGTTTTTTACAGGATAAGGCAAATCCGCATCAAAGACTTCGGTTTAAGAACTATCTTTATATACAGCTTGGAATCTGTACTTTATTTCTAACCGTTTTTACGTATTATTTTGACTGGCTGTACCTGCCGGATAAAGTTTTTGTGCTTTTAATTATTCTGGTAACCCTGGTCAATTGCGGTGCGCTATTGGAACAAAGAAGATGGATTTACTATCTGGAATACCTGAGAATATTTATGGTAACGACCTATTTTTTATATCAGGAAAATTTACTGTCCTTTTTCTTTATTCCGTTGGCCATTATGATTTTTGCTGAACAGTTATTCTCGTTAAGTACCCATTATCAAAACGTTGTTCTTCAATTGGAACGATCAGAATAA
- a CDS encoding NAD(P)/FAD-dependent oxidoreductase: MKLRSTETFWLLRNAMKTSYPSIDSDKNTAILIIGGGITGALIAYKLIAEGKKIILVDRRDICNGSTAASTALLQYEIDVSLHELIEMRGLNCALDSYRNGKKAIFDLRTIIDTIKSDCQFEFKKSIYYCSLKKDLPFLKAEFNTRKEHGFDVNWLEKWDLEKLGLNALAAIESKTAAVMDPFKLANDLLIYCQKKGMEILDRTNITAIEKQNGKLIASTENNYNITADHIIHCSGYESTETLKEKVVDLKSTYVIASESLPVLPAAFRNAIFWDTSSPYLYFRATSDNRIIMGGGDEEFKNPVKRDKLLPKKEQLLLKKFQRKFPDIDFKIDYSWAGTFGETKDGLPYFGKPDPHKNEHYVLGFGGNGITFSVIGMNSILDSINNTKNQDLDYYRFGR; encoded by the coding sequence ATGAAACTACGATCGACCGAAACTTTCTGGCTCCTGAGGAATGCTATGAAAACCAGCTATCCTTCTATCGATTCCGACAAAAACACAGCAATTTTAATCATCGGCGGCGGAATAACCGGAGCCCTGATCGCCTACAAATTAATTGCTGAAGGAAAAAAAATTATATTGGTGGATCGTCGTGATATTTGCAACGGAAGTACCGCGGCAAGTACAGCTTTACTGCAATATGAAATTGATGTTTCCTTACACGAACTCATCGAAATGAGAGGGTTAAACTGTGCCCTTGACAGTTATAGAAACGGTAAAAAGGCAATTTTTGACCTTCGTACGATAATCGATACCATAAAAAGCGACTGTCAGTTTGAATTCAAAAAAAGCATTTATTATTGTTCGTTAAAAAAAGATCTTCCCTTTCTGAAAGCTGAATTCAACACCCGAAAAGAACATGGATTTGATGTGAACTGGCTGGAAAAATGGGATCTCGAAAAACTGGGTTTAAATGCCCTCGCAGCAATCGAATCTAAAACTGCGGCCGTGATGGATCCTTTTAAACTCGCCAATGATTTGCTGATCTACTGTCAAAAAAAAGGCATGGAAATTCTGGATAGAACCAACATTACTGCTATAGAAAAGCAAAACGGGAAACTGATTGCCAGTACTGAAAACAACTACAACATTACCGCAGATCATATCATACATTGTAGTGGTTACGAAAGCACCGAAACACTCAAAGAAAAAGTCGTAGACCTAAAAAGCACTTATGTCATTGCCTCCGAAAGCCTGCCCGTTCTGCCGGCAGCGTTCCGAAATGCAATTTTTTGGGATACCTCCTCTCCCTATCTCTATTTTAGAGCGACTTCCGACAATCGCATCATTATGGGCGGTGGTGATGAAGAGTTTAAAAACCCTGTAAAGCGTGATAAATTATTACCCAAAAAAGAGCAGCTTTTATTGAAGAAGTTCCAGCGAAAATTTCCGGATATTGATTTCAAAATCGATTATTCGTGGGCCGGAACTTTTGGAGAAACAAAAGACGGACTTCCCTATTTTGGGAAACCCGATCCCCATAAAAATGAGCATTATGTACTGGGTTTTGGCGGAAACGGAATTACTTTTAGCGTCATAGGTATGAACTCGATACTGGACTCGATTAACAATACCAAAAATCAGGATTTAGATTATTATCGGTTTGGGAGATAG
- a CDS encoding Glu/Leu/Phe/Val family dehydrogenase: protein MSAELIKQNPFQSMIDRFNVAADILKLDEAIRQKLQRPEKQIVVNFSITLDNGSEKNFEGYRVIHNTALGPSKGGIRYDTAVNLDEVKALAAWMTWKSAVTGIPFGGAKGGIICDPRTLSKGELEKITRAYTKALSDIFGPEKDVPAPDMGTGPDEMGWLMDEFSIVHGKTIHAVVTGKHLHSGGSLGRVEATGRGVSIITLLALEKLKLRPARSSVAIQGFGNVGLHSALFLFEKGLKVVAVSDVSEAFYNPEGLNIPELILYYNLNNKSIKGYPNSVAIKHEDLLLLDVDVLIPAAKEDVITQKNAHDIRAKIIVEGANGPVSSDADKILHDNNVLVVPDILANAGGVTVSYFEWLQNSLLESWRIHQINTRLEDILEKGFETVFRIASKHNVTPRIAAYIIALQKVADTQSVKEVALDTPKFKQN, encoded by the coding sequence ATGAGTGCAGAATTAATAAAACAGAATCCCTTTCAATCGATGATTGATCGTTTTAACGTTGCGGCTGATATTCTTAAATTAGATGAAGCGATCAGACAAAAACTTCAGCGTCCGGAAAAACAAATTGTCGTTAACTTTTCGATTACACTAGACAATGGCTCCGAAAAAAACTTTGAAGGCTATCGCGTTATTCACAATACGGCTTTAGGGCCTTCAAAAGGAGGCATTCGATACGATACAGCAGTAAATCTCGATGAAGTAAAGGCACTCGCAGCCTGGATGACCTGGAAATCGGCTGTAACAGGCATTCCGTTTGGAGGAGCAAAAGGCGGAATTATTTGCGATCCCAGAACGCTTTCTAAAGGTGAATTGGAAAAAATTACAAGAGCTTACACCAAAGCCCTGTCGGATATTTTTGGACCTGAAAAGGACGTACCGGCACCGGACATGGGAACAGGACCCGATGAAATGGGCTGGTTGATGGATGAATTTTCTATTGTTCATGGTAAAACAATTCACGCCGTAGTGACCGGAAAACATTTGCATTCCGGAGGCTCATTGGGCAGAGTAGAAGCAACGGGGAGAGGAGTTAGTATTATAACTTTACTGGCACTTGAAAAATTAAAACTAAGACCTGCGAGATCTAGCGTAGCCATTCAGGGTTTTGGAAATGTGGGATTGCATTCGGCTTTGTTTTTGTTTGAAAAAGGACTAAAAGTTGTTGCGGTTAGTGATGTTTCTGAAGCATTTTACAATCCTGAAGGACTTAATATTCCGGAATTGATTTTGTATTACAACCTGAACAACAAGAGCATTAAAGGATATCCGAATTCGGTTGCCATTAAACACGAAGATTTGTTGTTGTTAGATGTTGACGTACTGATTCCTGCCGCCAAAGAAGATGTAATCACACAAAAGAATGCTCACGATATTCGTGCAAAAATTATTGTGGAGGGCGCCAACGGACCGGTTTCTTCAGATGCCGATAAAATACTGCACGACAATAATGTTTTGGTAGTCCCGGATATTTTGGCCAATGCAGGTGGTGTTACAGTGTCGTATTTTGAATGGCTTCAGAATTCGCTTTTGGAGTCCTGGAGAATTCACCAGATCAATACCCGTTTAGAAGACATCTTGGAAAAGGGATTTGAAACTGTGTTTAGAATCGCTTCCAAACACAATGTTACGCCGCGTATTGCAGCTTATATTATTGCGTTGCAAAAAGTGGCCGACACGCAATCCGTAAAAGAAGTGGCACTGGATACTCCAAAATTTAAGCAGAATTAA
- a CDS encoding DinB family protein — translation MKTELKQDITTTIGQFYDTLSLFTQNEVNQVPFEGSWTGGQVARHIIKSTSGLRQVCEANTQKLPANYDEKIPLIKEIFLNFSTKYNSPDFIYPEDREYDKTELLSSLQRIEKEMQDIAENYDLTLTCMDFEIPGIGNLTIYELLNFCVMHSKRHLNQLQNVYNVVKN, via the coding sequence ATGAAAACGGAATTAAAACAAGACATTACCACTACTATCGGACAATTTTACGATACGCTTTCTCTTTTTACGCAGAACGAAGTAAATCAAGTACCGTTTGAAGGAAGCTGGACTGGCGGACAGGTTGCCCGTCATATTATAAAATCGACCTCAGGGCTGCGTCAGGTTTGCGAAGCGAATACACAAAAACTTCCCGCCAACTACGACGAAAAAATTCCTCTAATCAAAGAGATATTTCTCAATTTCAGCACCAAATACAACTCCCCTGATTTTATATATCCCGAAGACCGCGAATATGATAAAACCGAGTTGCTTTCGAGTCTTCAAAGAATTGAAAAGGAAATGCAGGATATTGCCGAAAATTATGATTTAACACTCACCTGTATGGATTTTGAAATACCGGGTATTGGAAATTTAACAATCTACGAGTTATTAAACTTCTGTGTCATGCACTCCAAAAGACATTTAAATCAATTGCAAAACGTTTATAATGTTGTAAAAAACTAA
- a CDS encoding low affinity iron permease family protein, protein MKTKKQNKSSTFEKFATHVSKAAGSTPAFISAFLIVVIWAISGPFFGYSETWQLVINTGTTIITFLMVFLIQKAQNKDSLAIQLKLNELVASNEYSSNSLVDIESMTEEEMIIVQKYYQHLSALAKKDESIRNSHSIAEAHEQHQRKDKTRTKSRTPNRTKK, encoded by the coding sequence ATGAAAACGAAGAAACAAAATAAAAGCAGTACCTTTGAGAAATTCGCCACCCATGTTTCTAAGGCGGCAGGAAGTACTCCTGCTTTTATTAGTGCCTTTTTAATTGTGGTCATCTGGGCAATTTCGGGACCCTTTTTCGGTTATTCGGAAACCTGGCAACTGGTGATTAATACCGGAACTACTATTATTACTTTTCTGATGGTTTTTTTAATTCAGAAAGCGCAAAATAAAGATTCACTTGCCATTCAGTTAAAACTAAACGAGCTGGTTGCTTCCAACGAATACTCAAGCAACAGTTTGGTAGATATCGAAAGTATGACGGAAGAAGAAATGATTATTGTGCAGAAATACTACCAGCATCTTAGTGCGCTTGCCAAAAAAGATGAGAGCATCAGAAACTCACATTCGATTGCAGAAGCCCACGAGCAGCACCAGCGAAAAGACAAAACCCGAACAAAATCCCGTACCCCAAATCGCACTAAAAAATGA
- a CDS encoding EamA family transporter gives MLFLVLSILCSVIVGVIFKITRKYHTQPTQIIAFNYVVALALCYFTFSPNLNEVDATAPWSIYIAIGVLLPVVFLFLVASIKNMGIVKTDAAQRLSLFIPILAAWLIFREEFNSYKVIGLIIGFLALLLILKKQSENTENKWIFPAVVLVGFGIIDILFKQIALYTTLPYPTSLFVVFCIALGVACLISIYEIGVKKVKLESKNILFGALVGIFNFGNILFYLKAHKAFAENPSTVFAGMNMGVIILGSLVGLLFFKEKLSKINFIGIFLALIAIVFIVFSQFK, from the coding sequence ATGTTGTTTCTTGTTCTCAGTATATTGTGCAGTGTAATTGTGGGCGTAATTTTTAAAATTACCCGAAAATACCATACACAACCCACCCAAATTATAGCGTTTAATTATGTTGTGGCGCTTGCATTGTGTTATTTTACCTTTAGTCCGAATCTGAATGAAGTCGACGCAACAGCGCCCTGGAGCATTTATATTGCGATTGGAGTTTTGTTGCCGGTTGTTTTTTTATTCCTGGTGGCATCCATCAAAAATATGGGAATCGTAAAAACTGACGCAGCCCAACGATTATCGTTATTCATACCCATTCTGGCGGCCTGGCTGATTTTTAGGGAAGAATTTAATTCTTATAAAGTCATTGGGCTGATCATTGGTTTTTTGGCCCTTTTGCTCATTTTGAAAAAGCAATCGGAAAACACAGAAAATAAATGGATATTCCCTGCTGTTGTGTTAGTAGGTTTCGGGATCATTGATATCCTTTTTAAGCAAATTGCACTTTATACCACTTTGCCGTATCCAACGTCTTTATTTGTTGTTTTTTGTATCGCTTTGGGGGTTGCATGTTTGATTTCGATCTATGAAATTGGTGTTAAAAAAGTAAAGCTGGAGTCTAAAAACATTCTTTTTGGTGCTTTGGTCGGAATCTTTAACTTCGGAAACATACTGTTCTATTTAAAAGCACATAAGGCTTTCGCCGAAAATCCTTCAACCGTTTTTGCAGGAATGAACATGGGAGTTATCATTTTAGGAAGTCTTGTCGGCTTGCTTTTTTTTAAAGAAAAACTATCCAAAATTAACTTTATCGGAATCTTTCTGGCGCTAATAGCGATTGTTTTTATTGTTTTTTCTCAATTCAAATAA
- a CDS encoding MlaD family protein has translation MDKQSGYTWKLGMFVAIGLLLFIMAIYFIGKQKNLFGSTFHISSRFKTVSGLEVGNNVRFSGINIGTVEEIRLINDSSVVVSMVIKDDVREFIKTDARASIGSDGLMGDKVLTISPGVKSQKAIENNGAIASIDGIEMQDIMKSVKKSVDNVGVISNELAIFSHSMNNGNGALARLVRDDKMANSVSNTLSNLESGTKGFSDNMEAAKSNFLLRGYFRKKEKEKEKQKEEAKEKKEEQQEKANKEKEEKAKDEKQKQEKQKEEEAKKAAAGKEKS, from the coding sequence ATGGATAAACAATCTGGATATACCTGGAAATTAGGAATGTTTGTAGCAATTGGATTGCTACTTTTTATAATGGCCATATACTTTATAGGGAAACAAAAAAACCTCTTTGGCTCCACCTTTCACATTAGCTCCCGATTTAAAACTGTGAGCGGTTTAGAAGTGGGCAATAATGTTCGCTTTTCGGGAATCAATATCGGTACGGTCGAAGAAATCAGACTGATTAACGACTCGTCTGTAGTGGTTTCAATGGTCATTAAAGACGATGTTCGGGAATTTATCAAAACAGATGCCCGCGCCAGTATTGGTTCGGACGGATTGATGGGAGACAAAGTCCTGACTATTTCTCCCGGTGTAAAGTCACAAAAGGCAATTGAAAACAATGGTGCCATAGCTTCAATCGACGGAATCGAAATGCAGGACATCATGAAAAGTGTCAAGAAAAGTGTTGACAATGTAGGGGTTATTTCAAACGAACTGGCCATTTTCAGTCATAGCATGAACAACGGAAACGGTGCTCTGGCCAGACTGGTTCGCGATGATAAGATGGCGAATAGCGTTTCGAATACCCTTTCGAATCTGGAAAGTGGTACCAAAGGTTTTAGTGATAATATGGAAGCTGCCAAAAGTAATTTCCTGTTGAGAGGATACTTTAGAAAAAAAGAGAAAGAAAAGGAAAAACAGAAAGAGGAAGCCAAAGAGAAAAAGGAAGAGCAGCAGGAAAAAGCCAACAAAGAGAAAGAAGAAAAAGCGAAAGACGAGAAACAAAAACAGGAAAAGCAAAAGGAAGAAGAGGCTAAAAAAGCAGCTGCCGGAAAAGAAAAATCATAG